One segment of Solanum lycopersicum chromosome 1, SLM_r2.1 DNA contains the following:
- the LOC101266252 gene encoding uncharacterized protein, which yields MAAKVAAAGMVHQSDALNFGGGSSKVTTTTLKRKTPSELRGEQLKKKNIVELVDESTVPNGGPMSGLFPGPKRCDVSKNPRYVDTRVDELFPARKSSIRLKLVSIKENGKENFQAENSDNTKNCSIPSAFPTENQQRSKCPKFSLASSVTGKDHATETCSTSERCSENTFRSVTELSLGSVDVHGLSTVDMDKALRGLATHEHLGAAAKIAESFETDGGIRSKNFCPEFHVPCKMTPLDLTMKTNIRVVSSSSINWFHRLINCGANNVVARSSVNCFTKLKMTSLSEVTSVSQAINPMSLHSWMYPQSPLPPSVISALTLSASVGGQLDFLSERQLAWQDSFRSLYYMLRKNVCSIFYVCTAQFVIMFTSSYSEENKYVCNAYISQSTRGLRSLLKEHDVSYSMPLCHSKLEELNTEELVELSEIEKQNLGQTRRRSAMCDVDNRPDSLLAFTGNKNVHSLYDFLLNYRYFLTSLTGVDVPELYSPIPFENAALTAPEVKCKEVRRIDQAAFQGMESNVTCEPNQQPSSGMCYSVEIKGRYLAPWVTSAICDAFCSNSTSFEASFITEPASVNLNASLGITGKRSDPQVSATEAMDKDNLCFGIPNTKSCSQMNSGFLKGLKYNGGSYTAFLSPV from the exons ATGGCTGCGAAGGTTGCTGCTGCGGGTATGGTACATCAATCAGATGCACTTAATTTTGGTGGTGGTAGTTCTAAGGTCACTACTACCACATTGAAACGAAAAACTCCATCGGAGTTGCGG GGAGaacaattgaagaaaaagaatattGTGGAGCTTGTGGATGAATCAACAGTCCCTAATGGTGGCCCAATGAG TGGTCTTTTCCCAGGGCCCAAGAGATGCGATGTATCGAAGAACCCTAGATATGTTGATACTCGTGTGGACGAGCTATTTCCTGCCAGAAAAAGTAGCATCAGGCTTAAATTGGtttcaataaaagaaaatggcAAG GAAAATTTTCAAGCAGAGAATAGTGATAACACTAAAAATTGTTCTATTCCTTCAGCTTTCCCTACTGAGAATCAACAGCGATCTAAATG CCCAAAATTCTCTCTTGCTTCAAGTGTAACTGGAAAAGATCATGCTACTGAAACTTGTAGCACAAGCGAAAGGTGCAGTGAGAATACTTTCCGCAGTGTCACTGAGCTGTCACTGGGTAGTGTAGATGTACATGGCTTGTCTACTGTTGATATG GATAAAGCCTTAAGAGGACTGGCTACTCATGAGCATCTAGGTGCTGCTGCTAAAATTGCTGAATCCTTTGAAACTGATGGTGGTATTAGGTCAAAAAATTTCTGCCCAGAATTCCATGTCCCATGCAAGATGACCCCATTGGATTTGACGATGAAAACTAACATACGAGTTGTATCCTCATCTTCCATTAATTG GTTTCATAGGTTGATCAATTGTGGCGCTAACAATGTGGTGGCGAGGTCCTCAGTTAATTGTTTCACGAAACTAAAGATGACCAGTTTATCTGAAGTGACTTCTGTTTCCCAAGCGATTAATCCAATGTCATTGCATTCCTGGATGTATCCTCAGTCTCCTCTACCGCCTTCAGTTATATCAGCTTTAACCTTGTCTGCTTCAGTGGGAG GGCAACTGGACTTTTTAAGTGAAAGGCAGCTAGCATGGCAGGATTCGTTTCGAAGTTTATATTACATGCTTCGGAAGAATGTTTGCAGCATCTTCTACG TTTGCACTGCTCAGTTTGTGATCATGTTCACCAGTTCTTATTCAGAGGAGAACAAATATGTTTGTAATGCATATATTTCTCAGTCAACCCGGGGTTTGAGGTCATTACTCAAAGAACAT GATGTTTCTTATTCTATGCCGCTTTGCCACTCAAAGTTGGAGGAGCTTAATACGGAAGAATTGGTTGAGCTTTCAGAGATTGAGAAACAAAATCTGGGCCAG ACTAGGCGTCGAAGTGCAATGTGCGATGTGGATAATAGGCCAGATTCTTTGCTGGCATTCACTGGAAATAAGAATGTTCATTCTTTATATGACTTTCTGTTGAACTATCG atATTTCTTGACTTCTCTAACTGGTGTGGATGTCCCTGAATTGTATTCACCTATCCCATTTGAGAATGCTGCACTCACTGCTCCTGAG GTCAAATGCAAGGAGGTCAGGAGAATTGATCAGGCAgcttttcaaggaatggagtCAAATGTGACTTGTGAGCCTAATCAACAACCATCTTCTGGGATGTGCTATAGTGTTGAAATTAAGGGCCGATACCTTGCCCCATGGGTAACCTCTGCTATATGTGATGCTTTCTGCTCTAACAGCACAAGTTTTGAGGCTAG TTTTATCACAGAGCCAGCTTCAGTTAACTTGAATGCCAGTCTCGGCATTACTGGGAAACGTTCTGATCCTCAAGTTTCAGCAACCGAAGCCATGGACAAGGATAACCTTTGTTTCGGTATCCCAAATACCAAATCTTGTTCCCAGATGAATTCAGGTTTCTTAAAGGGGTTGAAGTACAATGGTGGTTCTTACACTGCTTTTCTTTCACCGGTTTGA